A portion of the Scleropages formosus chromosome 15, fSclFor1.1, whole genome shotgun sequence genome contains these proteins:
- the tfb1m gene encoding dimethyladenosine transferase 1, mitochondrial, with translation MAASKKIASFRLPPLPTVGEIIKLYNLRAERQLSQNFLLDLRLADKIVRQAGNLCGAHVCEVGPGPGGLTRSVLNAGAAGLLAVEKDARFIPGLQLLAEAAPGKMRIVQGDILTYRMERGFPKCIARKWEDAPPDLHVIGNLPFSVSTPLIIRWLEEVSNRTGPFAFGRTRLTLTFQKEVAERLTAGTGGKQRSRLSVMAQYLCNVRDCFTIPGRAFIPKPKVDVGVVHFTPLVQPHIQQPFRLVEKVVRSAFQFRRKYCRRGLEMLFPETRRLELTEQMLRVADVDPTLRPTQLSVSKFGALADAYSELCARNPGLFRYDFREELRRKRRGQGSDSYGRDEMDDEEECC, from the exons ATGGCGGCCTCCAAAAAGATTGCCTCCTTCCGACTGCCTCCGCTCCCCACCGTTGGGGAAATCATCAAACTGTACAACTTACGGGCGGAGAGACAGCTCTCGCAGAACTTCCTCCTGGACTTGAGGCTGGCAG ACAAAATTGTGCGGCAGGCAGGGAATCTCTGCGGTGCGCACGTGTGCGAAGTGGGCCCTGGGCCGGGAGGACTCACCCGGTCCGTTCTCAACGCCGGAGCCGCCGGCCTGCTGGCGGTGGAGAAGGACGCCCGTTTTATTCCCGGACTGCAG CTCCTGGCAGAAGCCGCTCCGGGTAAAATGCGCATCGTCCAAGGGGACATACTCACCTACAGGATGGAGAGGGGCTTCCCGAAGTGCATCGCCAGAAAATGGGAGGACG CACCGCCGGACCTGCACGTGATTGGGAACCTACCCTTCAGCGTCTCCACTCCCCTCATCATCAGGTGGCTGGAGGAGGTCTCCAACAGGACGGGCCCCTTTGCCTTCGGTCGCACCCGGCTCACGCTCACCTTCCAGAAGGAGGTGGCGGAG AGGCTGACTGCTGGGACGGGTGGCAAACAGAGGAGTCGCCTGTCTGTCATGGCACAGTATCTCTGCAACGTGCGAGACTGCTTCACCATCCCTGGACGTGCCTTCATCCCAAAACCGAAG GTGGACGTGGGTGTAGTGCACTTCACTCCGCTGGTTCAGCCCCACATCCAACAACCCTTCAGGCTGGTGGAGAAAGTCGTCAGGAGCGCCTTCCAGTTCCGGAGAAAATACTGTCGCCGAGGTCTCGA GATGCTCTTCCCGGAGACACGGCGCCTGGAGTTGACGGAGCAGATGCTGCGAGTGGCCGACGTGGACCCCACCCTGCGCCCCACACAACTCTCCGTTTCCAAGTTTGGCGCGCTGGCGGACGCCTACAGCGAGCTGTGCGCGAGGAACCCCGGCCTCTTCCGCTACGACTTCCGAGAGGAACTGAGGAGGAAACGCCGAGGCCAGGGCTCGGACAGCTACGGAAGGGATGAGATGGACGATGAAGAAGAGTGTTGCTGA
- the LOC114912286 gene encoding claudin-20, whose product MASAGTQIFAFVLALLGIFGATVATLLPNWKVSADVGSNIITAISQMQGLWMDCTWYSTGMFSCTLKYSVLSLPAYLQTARTAMVLCCVLASMGLCLASLGLKCTRWGGGRRSKRHTAIASGACFIVAGFLCLVPASWFTNEVIASFRDSSVPESNKFEPGGAVYVAFVSAGFLFVGGSIFCASCSGKRRGHRDLILTPPDKLLQQQQQQQQLLQQQLQHQYCSLSPLDNKAGYSLQDYV is encoded by the coding sequence ATGGCGTCCGCCGGCACGCAGATCTTCGCGTTCGTCCTGGCGCTGCTGGGCATCTTCGGGGCCACGGTGGCCACGCTGCTGCCCAACTGGAAGGTGAGCGCCGACGTGGGCTCCAACATCATCACGGCCATCTCGCAGATGCAGGGGCTCTGGATGGACTGCACCTGGTACAGCACGGGCATGTTCAGCTGCACGCTCAAGTACTCGGTGCTGTCGCTGCCCGCCTACCTGCAGACGGCTCGCACCGCCATGGTGCTCTGCTGCGTGCTGGCCAGCATGGGCCTGTGCCTCGCCTCCCTGGGCCTCAAGTGCACGCGCTGGGGGGGCGGCCGCCGCTCCAAGCGGCACACGGCCATCGCCAGCGGGGCGTGCTTCATCGTGGCCGGCTTCCTCTGCCTCGTGCCCGCCTCCTGGTTCACCAACGAGGTCATCGCCAGCTTCCGGGACTCCAGCGTGCCGGAGAGCAATAAGTTTGAGCCGGGAGGGGCCGTGTACGTGGCTTTCGTGTCCGCCGGGTTCCTCTTTGTCGGCGGCTCCATCTTCTGCGCGTCCTGCTCGGGGAAGCGCCGGGGCCACCGGGACTTGATCCTCACTCCCCCCGACAAACTGctccagcagcaacagcagcagcagcagctcctgcagcagcagctgcagcaccagTACTGCTCCCTGTCGCCCCTGGACAACAAGGCCGGCTACAGCCTGCAGGACTACGTGTAA